The Arachis ipaensis cultivar K30076 chromosome B07, Araip1.1, whole genome shotgun sequence genomic interval CACATGGAATAAGGTATTAAGAACATAAATTGTATTTGTACCTGTGAAATTTGTTGAGTAGTTTTTTACATTTTTGGGAATCTCATTCTCTTATACTTAAGACTTTAAAAATCATTTGATGCAATTCATCTTCTTTACGGTGAATCGAAATAATCTTTtgttgaaagaagaaaaaaaaaagctaataTTCAGTATTTAATTACTTGTGATTGAATTGAATTTCATTACTTGTTAGCAGCCTtcttttcgaaaatattaaattcagaaaattttaaaaattgtccAAAAGAGAAGGaaatttataataatttcttattcCGCAACTTGTTACGACATTATCATAGTTAAAAAATCAaccagaagaaagaaaaatactaaacaaaaCAATTACAATATGTCACAAAGGATGGGGAGACATTATTTGTGTGTATCGTCCATTCAGCCCCACGCTTCCCACATCAAATCTTAACCGTTGAACCATTCCCCGTGGGACCCATCAACGGCAAGAAAGAGCTCTAAAGTTTGACACTATCATAACTGTCCAGTAGCGTACGTCATAAACTCAGGATCAGACTGCAAACCGGCCATCGTCTCCGGAGCCAAAACCACCTCCAAATCGACGGTGCCGCTTCCGTCTCTTCCCGGAAACGCTGAAATCTTTCCATCGAACTTGTTCGCGCCACCGCTCCTCACCGCCAACGGCCTTCCCCAACCGAAGTCGTTGTCGTACATCGGAAACCTTGGCGAGCTCCCCATCGTGATCGACGCGCCGTCGGGATTCCCCAGCGGAAAACACCGCGGGTTCGATTCCCAATCCTTCACGAACTGCCTCACTGTAGCGTCGTTATGAGCCCTAACGTTCTTGTTGAGCTGCTCCGCGCACCAACGCAGATCGTGGGAGAGCACGTCGGCGGCGGTGGCGAACGTCGGAATGCTCTGAATCGCGTTTCCGAAGTAGAAAGGTTCCAATTTCGGCTCTAACCGGTGGCGACAGTTAACCGCCATTCTAAACGTCGTCGTTTTCGAAGCCGGCAATTTCCTTGCGCGAGTGACCGCACGCCACAGCAGCGCGCATACGGATTGAAACGACGAAATCTCGACAGTTGTAACCGTTTCTGTTTCAGCCGCGCTCTTGAACCAATTCTCGAGGAGTGTCGTTACCTTACCGTTACCGTTATCTTTTTGTAGAAGATTGTCGTTACTCCTTTTCCGTAACAGCTCAACGGAGTTAGCACCCTCCGTCCATTTTCTGTTGTTAGCTCTTGCTTTCAGCTTCTGAATTGCTTCGCGGCTGAAGCTGAAGATTCTCTCCCTAATTGGCGCGTCGGCGTTGAACGTCACCTTCGGCCCGCCCTCTGGCAATCGGAGGACGGCCTCGGAGATGAGAACGCTGTCGCGGCGGAAGTCAGGAACATTCCGGATACTCTTACTGGCTCCTCTGCATTCCTGAGCGAATGTGTTGAAGAAGTTCCAGAAAGAGGTTCCGTCAGTGACGGCATGGTTGACGGAAATTCCGATGAAAAAGCCGTCGGCGAGCTCGGTTACCTGAACGGCCATAATCGGGGAGTAATGACCGCTGTAACTAACCTTTCTATCGAAGGTGAAGAATTCTCTGAAAGATTTATGGACGTCAAGGGGGGAAAGAAGATCGAGAACATTGAGAGCGGGTGCGGCGGCGTGGAGGAAGTGGACGCCGGCGTCGTTACAGGAAATATAGACATAACCGTGGGAGTCAGTGGTTAAACGACCGGCGAGAGGgggaaagagggagagggttcgtgAGAGGGCGGATTTCAAGAGTGGAATTAGTTGGTTAGAAGAGAGGGAAGTTGGTTGGGTGAAGAGGCATCCCTTTTGGATGTAGTGGCAGGATAACATAGGAAGGTCTGAAACACTAAGTTTGAGTTTTGAGAGCGAGGATTTTTGGTCAGGAAAGATGGTGCATTTTGAAACCAAAGTGGGTGCTGAAGAAGGCATTGTTTTTGTGTGTCTGGCTATTAATTGGGATTGCTTTGGATATATAAAGGAGATTTTTGTCTCCACCCTCTCTCTGGGTTGTTTTTGTGATATTGAGTGAGGAGATGAGAGAAAGAGTGGGTATGTGTGcggtatttatagggtaaaggACGGTGTGCGTGTCCTGGTTCATGCATCGAACTTGGTCACCCATCtttcatttctctctctctctctctctgccttAATTTGGGaggtttaattttttcttttcttaaactaAGATATTATTATTTAAACTACTATGTAATGTAATCAACCTCTCTGATTCCCGATAAACGCATAATACCATTGCAACCTCTATTCATTGTATCTGGCTTTTATGCAAAGCTTTCCGCCAATATAAAAGGCCGCGATGATCCTATATGTAATATTATGTTTTTACGTGTAACATTGCATTTTTATgtgtcaaaaatattttttttcatagtAAATAAAATGCTGGTATTTTGTATGATGCAAAAGTGTGGCATTCCATTCTTGCACCATAGGACTCTAATGACATCTAATTTGGTGCCAAAAATTCACCAGCAAGAGACACTAAAGTAAGATCTTTGCTTTATTTACTAGCATTTGTCATGTGTGGTTTTTTATGATCCTCCTAATGTAGTCCTACTATGTGGCCCTTCTCTCTAACTCCATTGCATGCGTTTTTCAGAGAGAGTTATTTTTTGGTTAGGGCaataaagattttttattttcgGCTTAATAATCAAGTAaagaaatttagaaataaaaataatttagaagttCTAGTTCCTTTCAAAAATGATTTTGCTTTAaattattagaatttaatttaatattattgttACTTTAATGCATGTATCTTATGAAATTatacctttattttattttggagaatgatttgaaaaagacaaaaataaagtACTCAACTACATAAATGATAGAGTACACGTATATATCCCGCTAACAACAGGTACAATTTAGTCCTATAATTATAGTATTTTGGAATTTAAGTGTCTtctaaataaataataagaattttatgaaTTACTTCTTTAAATTTTGAGAGACTTAGTTATCTACTTAATAAGACgatcaaaatataatatttttttcatgtaaataattttaaaaagtatCTCCCACTAATAATGTAATAATGCNNNNNNNNNNNNNNNNNNNNNNNNNNNNNNNNNNNNNNNNNNNNNNNNNNNNNNNNNNNNNNNNNNNNNNNNNNNNNNNNNNNNNNNNNNNNNNNNNNNNNNNNNNNNNNNNNNNNNNNNNNNNNNNNNNNNNNNNNNNNNNNNNNNNNNNNNNNNNNNNNNNNNNNNNNNNNNNNNNNNNNNNNNNNNNNNNNNNNNNNNNNNNNNNNNNNNNNNNNNNNNNNNNNNNNNNNNNNNNNNNNNNNNNNNNNNNNNNNNNNNNNNNNNNNNNNNNNNNNNNNNNNNNNNNNNNNNNNNNNNNNNNNNNNNNNNNNNNNNNNNNNNNNNNNNNNNNNNNNNNNNNNNNNNNNNNNNNNNNNNNNNNNNNNNNNNNNNNNNNNNNNNNNNNNNNNNNNNNNNNNNACCATAATTTAAttgaatatattaaattatttgatAATTCTAAGGTAAATAATACATGTAAATAATCACTTTTTCTTTCAGCGTGTGGGTTAGACATAAGCTATCCTGCCAAAGAACTGAAAGTACGGATTTTAAGTACGAAATCCACTTATAAAAAATTATGATAGGTAATTAATAATGTTTAGACTTTAACTTAATTGTAGTAATATCACTAGCatgtattctttttttttattctaaacaAACTTTGGAATAGATGAACAAATCATTTCATCTTATCTTAATTAACAACTGTTATGATgattcatatttttatattttctattgtaaaattattaaaaacaaaatagTAGAAGATGATAAAAGAACAGTAGTAGCAAGAATGTAGAATAGATATATCCAATCTAATTAGGGATAATGATGTTTATTTATATGTTTCTTTACATTGCACTTGTGCTTACATTAATATGACAATACAAAGAAGTAGAGATGATGGCGTATACCATTAACTTTTCTTTAAATGATTAAATCATCACTCCATTATTAAATGAATTTAAAGCTGATGACAATAATAACGCAACCTCATATTAAGGAAGTTGAATTacttaaaaaaactaaaaaataaagaattaagcGTGATGTGCCGGTGTATAATAATAAGGTACAGTAGCTTAGAGATTAGAACAAAACTACTGTCAATTCATCATTAGATAACCTTATTATTGTTTGTCTACTAccgaacaaataaataaatattcatatacagttatttttatataaaattattatttaaaaattattaataataatttcataaaatattaaattattattaataatttttaaataataattttatataaaaataactgtatatgaattaataataataataataaagagatGTTAAATTAAAGATTCAGTGACATTATATCTGAAATGGAAAAACTAGCTAGCAAGTAAACGAGTAGTATCCGAAAATCCAAATAAGAAAAGAACATGCAAACAAATGAAGAGATTACCAAAGATCTCAAAGATTTTTCTTAAAATCGCAGCAGAATCCTTGGGACTTGGGAGTGAGGTTCCTTCGTGGTGTGTGGTCTTCCGTGAAGTAAGCAAATGCAAATATATGACAGATTATTGCAAGCTGATCCGATTATTTTGTCTCCTACTATTGCAATCACTCAAAATATATCACTTCAATCCTTCTAACAGAGCCTAAATTCTTTTTCATTTACAATAATTTTAGATAGGTTTAATTTTGGTTGTTTCTGTAANNNNNNNNNNNNNNNNNNNNNNNNNNNNNNNNNNNNNNNNNNNNNNNNNNNNNNNNNNNNNNNNNNNNNNNNNNNNNNNNNNNNNNNNNNNNNNNNNNNNNNNNNNNNNNNNNNNNNNNNNNNNNNNNNNNNNNNNNNNNNNNNNNNNNNNNNNNNNNNNNNNNNNNNNNNNNNNNNNNNNNNNNNNNNNNNNNNNNNNNNNNNNNNNNNNNNNNNNNNNNNNNNNNNNNNNNNNNNNNNNNNNNNNNNNNNNNNNNNNNNNNNNNNNNNNNNNNNNNNNNNNNNNNNNNNNNNNNNNNNNNNNNNNNNNNNNNNNNNNNNNNNNNNNNNNNNNNNNNNNNNNNNNNNNNNNNNNNNNNNNNNNNNNNNNNNNNNNNNNNNNNNNNNNNNNNNNNNNNNNNNNNNNNNNNNNNNNNNNNNNNNNNNNNNNNNNNNNNNNNNNNNNNNNNNNNNNNNNNNNNNNNNNNNNNNNNNNNNNNNNNNNNNNNNNNNNNNNNNNNNNNNNNNNNNNNNNNNNNNNNNNNNNNNNNNNNNNNNNNNNNNNNNNNNNNNNNNNNNNNNNNNNNNNNNNNNNNNNNNNNNNNNNNNNNNNNNNNNNNNNNNNNNNNNNNNNNNNNNNNNNNNNNNNNNNNNNNNNNNNNNNNNNNNNNNNNNNNNNNNNNNNNNNNNNNNNNNNNNNNNNNNNNNNNNNNNNNNNNNNNNNNNNNNNNNNNNNNNNNNNNNNNNNNNNNNNNNNNNNNNNNNNNNNNNNacataaaaaatattttacaataaaaataatttaatttttatatttatatttttagaacgtcccaatttaatttccttaaTTGGTCAAGTGTTTCTCATCCAAACTGCACTTAGCGTGCTATCAATGACACGAAATGTAATATATTTTCATAGTTGTAAaaagatttttaattaatttgcatgttttattttgttattttaaatatttgcttATCAAACTTAGAtcctaataataatattaaagaaATAATAAGAAAGGCATTAGGCATGCATAGCGCCCACTAGGGTATTTACATTTTTGCAAGTATATAGGCTGTGAATAACTGTGATTCCTCAAATCCCAAATTGGTCGGTTCCATAGAATCTCAACTGTTTAGCTAATCTTGAACTGTCTCATATCCTAAACCAAATATTGTTAAGGCTACTTGAACCTTATTATATGTTATGGAATCCATTTTcctatttatataatatattgtAACTTAGGTTTTAGATCATCTGATTGCAAAAAAAAGTTCCGTTTAAACCAACTTCCAGGAATCTCACAACCGCCATTGTGATTTGTCGGTTTGTGTCAGCATAATATAATATCATCCTAAccattaatattatatatatacatggtGGTGTGGATTGTCattgcaaataataataataataatactaataataataattgaagtACTAGCTAAGCTAGCTAATAGCACATTTAATTTTGGCCTGTGAGATATTTAATTTGTTTGACTAATAGAGTATATATTACTATATTGGACCTTAGCTTCAATTAATAGAATACAAGTACTTGATAAAGAGGAATCGGTCTAAAATTGTGCTGTATTTGTACTAACTTTTAACTTAACATACATTTTTTATTAGTAGATTGATGAGCATGAaattcatttattttgtttttaaatatcTATATTATTTTGAACATTTAATTACATCAAAATCTAATATATATTATCTAACTATAATTCACATTCGAATNTAGAGTATATATTTGGACCTTAGCTTCAATTAATAGAATACAAGTACTTGATAAAGAGGAATCGGTCTAAAATTGTGCTGTATTTGTACTAACTTTTAACTTAACATACATTTTTTATTAGTAGATTGATGAGCATGAAATTTGAAATTNNNNNNNNNNNNNNNNNNNNNNNNNNNNNNNNNNNNNNNNNNNNNNNNNNNNNNNNNNNNNNNNNNNNNNNNNNNNNNNNNNNNNNNNNNNNNNNNNNNNNNNNNNNNNNNNNNNNNNNNNNNNNNNNNNNNNNNNNNNNNNNNNNNNNNNNNNNNNNNNNNNNNNNNNNNNNNNNNNNNNNNNNNNNNNNNNNNNNNNNNNNNNNNNNNNNNNNNNNNNNNNNNNNNNNNNNNNNNNNNNNNNNNNNNNNNNNNNNNNNNNNNNNNNNNNNNNNNNNNNNNNNNNNNNNNNNNNNNNNNNNNNNNNNNNNNNNNNNNNNNNNNNNNNNNNNNNNNNNNNNNNNNNNNNNNNNNNNNNNNNNNNNNNNNNNNNNNNNNNNNNNNNNNNNNNNNNNNNNNNNNNNNNNNNNNNNNNNNNNNNNNNNNNNNNNNNNNNNNNNNNNNNNNNNNNNNNNNNNNNNNNNNNNNNNNNNNNNNNNNNNNNNNNNNNNNNNNNNNNNNNNNNNNNNNNNNNNNNNNNNNNNNNNNNNNNNNNNNNNNNNNNNNNNNNNNNNNNNNNNNNNNNNNNNNNNNNNNNNNNNNNNNNNNNNNNNNNNNNNNNNNNNNNNNNNNNNNNNNNNNNNNNNNNNNNNNNNNNNNNNNNNNNNNNNNNNNNNNNNNNNNNNNNNNNNNNNNNNNNNNNNNNNNNNNNNNNNNNNNNNNNNNNNNNNNNNNNNNNNNNNNNNNNNNNNNNNNNNNNNNNNNNNNNNNNNNNNNNNNNNNNNNNNNNNNNNNNNNNNNNNNNNNNNNNNNNNNNNNNNNNNNNNNNNNNNNNNNNNNNNNNNNNNNNNNNNNNNNNNNNNNNNNNNNNNNNNNNNNNNNNNNNNNNNNNNNNNNNNNNNNNNNNNNNNNNNNNNNNNNNNNNNNNNNNNNNNNNNNNNNNNNNNNNNNNNNNNNNNNNNNNNNNNNNNNNNNNNNNNNNNNNNNNNNNNNNNNNNNNNNNNNNNNNNNNNNNNNNNNNNNNNNNNNNNNNNNNNNNNNNNNNNNNNNNNNNNNNNNNNNNNNNNNNNNNNNNNNNNNNNNNNNNNNNNNNNNNNNNNNNNNNNNNNNNNNNNNNNNNNNNNNNNNNNNNNNNNNNNNNNNNNNNNNNNNNNNNNNNNNNNNNNNNNNNNNNNNNNNNNNNNNNNNNNNNNNNNNNNNNNNNNNNNNNNNNNNNNNNNNNNNNNNNNNNNNNNNNNNNNNNNNNNNNNNNNNNNNNNNNNNNNNNNNNNNNNNNNNNNNNNNNNNNNNNNNNNNNNNNNNNNNNNNNNNNNNNNNNNNNNNNNNNNNNNNNNNNNNNNNNNNNNNNNNNNNNNNNNNNNNNNNNNNNNNNNNNNNNNNNNNNNNNNNNNNNNNNNNNNNNNNNNNNNNNNNNNNNNNNNNNNNNNNNNNNNNNNNNNNNNNNNNNNNNNNNNNNNNNNNNNNNNNNNNNNNNNNNNNNNNNNNNNNNNNNNNNNNNNNNNNNNNNNNNNNNNNNNNNNNNNNNNNNNNNNNNNNNNNNNNNNNNNNNNNNNNNNNNNNNNNNNNNNNNNNNNNNNNNNNNNNNNNNNNNNNNNNNNNNNNNNNNNNNNNNNNNNNNNNNNNNNNNNNNNNNNNNNNNNNNNNNNNNNNNNNNNNNNNNNNNNNNNNNNNNNNNNNNNNNNNNNNNNNNNNNNNNNNNNNNNNNNNNNNNNNNNNNNNNNNNNNNNNNNNNNNNNNNNNNNNNNNNNNNNNNNNNNNNNNNNNNNNNNNNNNNNNNNNNNNNNNNNNNNNNNNNNNNNNNNNNNNNNNNNNNNNNNNNNNNNNNNNNNNNNNNNNNNNNNNNNNNNNNNNNNNNNNNNNNNNNNNNNNNNNNNNNNNNNNNNNNNNNNNNNNNNNNNNNNNNNNNNNNNNNNNNNNNNNNNNNNNNNNNNNNNNNNNNNNNNNNNNNNNNNNNNNNNNNNNNNNNNNNNNNNNNNNNNNNNNNNNNNNNNNNNNNNNNNNNNNNNNNNNNNNNNNNNNNNNNNNNNNNNNNNNNNNNNNNNNNNNNNNNNNNNNNNNNNNNNNNNNNNNNNNNNNNNNNNNNNNNNNNNNNNNNNNNNNNNNNNNNNNNNNNNNNNNNNNNNNNNNNNNNNNNNNNNNNNNNNNNNNNNNNNNNNNNNNNNNNNNNNNNNNNNNNNNNNNNNNNNNNNNNNNNNNNNNNNNNNNNNNNNNNNNNNNNNNNNNNNNNNNNNNNNNNNNNNNNNNNNNNNNNNNNNNNNNNNNNNNNNNNNNNNNNNNNNNNNNNNNNNNNNNNNNNNNNNNNNNNNNNNNNNNNNNNNNNNNNNNNNNNNNNNNNNNNNNNNNNNNNNNNNNNNNNNNNNNNNNNNNNNNNNNNNNNNNNNNNNNNNNNNNNNNNNNNNNNNNNNNNNNNNNNNNNNNNNNNNNNNNNNNNNNNNNNNNNNNNNNNNNNNNNNNNNNNNNNNNNNNNNNNNNNNNNNNNNNNNNNNNNNNNNNNNNNNNNNNNNNNNNNNNNNNNNNNNNNNNNNNNNNNNNNNNNNNNNNNNNNNNNNNNNNNNNNNNNNNNNNNNNNNNNNNNNNNNNNNNNNNNNNNNNNNNNNNNNNNNNNNNNNNNNNNNNNNNNNNNNNNNNNNNNNNNNNNNNNNNNNNNNNNNNNNNNNNNNNNNNNNNNNNNNNNNNNNNNNNNNNNNNNNNNNNNNNNNNNNNNNNNNNNNNNNNNNNNNNNNNNNNNNNNNNNNNNNNNNNNNNNNNNNNNNNNNNNNNNNNNNNNNNNNNNNNNNNNNNNNNNNNNNNNNNNNNNNNNNNNNNNNNNNNNNNNNNNNNNNNNNNNNNNNNNNNNNNNNNNNNNNNNNNNNNNNNNNNNNNNNNNNNNNNNNNNNNNNNNNNNNNNNNNNNNNNNNNNNNNNNNNNNNNNNNNNNNNNNNNNNNNNNNNNNNNNNNNNNNNNNNNNNNNNNNNNNNNNNNNNNNNNNNNNNNNNNNNNNNNNNNNNNNNNNNNNNNNNNNNNNNNNNNNNNNNNNNNNNNNNNNNNNNNNNNNNNNNNNNNNNNNNNNNNNNNNNNNNNNNNNNNNNNNNNNNNNNNNNNNNNNNNNNNNNNNNNNNNNNNNNNNNNNNNNNNNNNNNNNNNNNNNNNNNNNNNNNNNNNNNNNNNNNNNNNNNNNNNNNNNNNNNNNNNNNNNNNNNNNNNNNNNNNNNNNNNNNNNNNNNNNNNNNNNNNNNNNNNNNNNNNNNNNNNNNNNNNNNNNNNNNNNNNNNNNNNNNNNNNNNNNNNNNNNNNNNNNNNNNNNNNNNNNNNNNNNNNNNNNNNNNNNNNNNNNNNNNNNNNNNNNNNNNNNNNNNNNNNNNNNNNNNNNNNNNNNNNNNNNNNNNNNNNNNNNNNNNNNNNNNNNNNNNNNNNNNNNNNNNNNNNNNNNNNNNNNNNNNNNNNNNNNNNNNNNNNNNNNNNNNNNNNNNNNNNNNNNNNNNNNNNNNNNNNNNNNNNNNNNNNNNNNNNNNNNNNNNNNNNNNNNNNNNNNNNNNNNNNNNNNNNNNNNNNNNNNNNNNNNNNNNNNNNNNNNNNNNNNNNNNNNNNNNNNNNNNNNNNNNNNNNNNNNNNNNNNNNNNNNNNNNNNNNNNNNNNNNNNNNNNNNNNNNNNNNNNNNNNNNNNNNNNNNNNNNNNNNNNNNNNNNNNNNNNNNNNNNNNNNNNNNNNNNNNNNNNNNNNNNNNNNNNNNNNNNNNNNNNNNNNNNNNNNNNNNNNNNNNNNNNNNNNNNNNNNNNNNNNNNNNNNNNNNNNNNNNNNNNNNNNNNNNNNNNNNNNNNNNNNNNNNNNNNNNNNNNNNNNNNNNNNNNNNNNNNNNNNNNNNNNNNNNNNNNNNNNNNNNNNNNNNNNNNNNNNNNNNNNNNNNNNNNNNNNNNNNNNNNNNNNNNNNNNNNNNNNNNNNNNNNNNNNNNNNNNNNNNNNNNNNNNNNNNNNNNNNNNNNNNNNNNNNNNNNNNNNNNNNNNNNNNNNNNNNNNNNNNNNNNNNNNNNNNNNNNNNNNNNNNNNNNNNNNNNNNNNNNNNNNNNNNNNNNNNNNNNNNNNNNNNNNNNNNNNNNNNNNNNNNNNNNNNNNNNNNNNNNNNNNNNNNNNNNNNNNNNNNNNNNNNNNNNNNNNNNNNNNNNNNNNNNNNNNNNNNNNNNNNNNNNNNNNNNNNNNNNNNNTTCAAATTCATaaacttttaattaaatataaaaaaattataccatTTAAATTATAACTCATTAGTTTATTTACATCCGATTTAATAATGAAAGAATAAGAATATAATACATGAGGCCACTTGATATgatattgaaaataataaatttgagAGTGCTAAGTAACGAAGTGTGTTCTGGCTTTTGCCGCTATGGAGAGTGGATGTGTCCAAGTTCTGAGATCCTTTTGGGAATTTTTCAGTAACCACAATGTAGCTTGGAATCAGCCACGTGTCTCACAGTTCAGGGCCAGCCAGCCACAAGCCTTCTCTGTGTGACAGTTGCCATGTGTGTGACAGTGCAAAACCAACCATGAAACCAAAATTTATTAATCCTACTTTCTAGGCAAAGTATTCTATGGAATTCATGCAAAGAACTCTATTTAATGTAGGGGTGGTAATACTATTTGAATTTGTGGGTGTTTATTTTGTCTTTATTTATTTGGAGTGAGTAATTATCTATTTTTACACCGGAATAAGTTCTTGGACAGAGCGGGATGTGATTGGGTTTAGGTTAAATCCACTTTTATCCGCTTCagtatatattataatttttaaaatttaattttatttgttagatTTAATAATTATAGGGGTGAATAAGGGCAGGACGGATACCTACAAAGACGGGTTAAGATTTAACATTTTACTACCTACGAGTAGAGATGGAGCGAATTCGATGCGAGTTTTTGTAGACAGAACGGGATTAGGTAAAGTAAAAACCCACTCCATTGTCATCTCTAATTTAATGAAActccaaaaaatatttataaatttatcttaatttattaatttatatttatatatttttaacaaaactttttatatttttaaaataattttttattatcatcatcatattCGTACACGTTATCTTTTAGATATCAATATTTGTTCATAAAAATCAACACTCgtaattttactattttttagacATCAAAGTCTTACCGATCAAAAATGGCAAACCTTTAGCTGAGAATTAGGggttaatttttttggatattgGATAAAAATGAGTGTAATTTTTTAATATTGGAAGTTatggtgttttacaaaattctggGACTATAAAATTCGCAGAGTACGAATTgttagattaatttttttttaatttataaaaataatacacAGACTGCGTATTATAAATACACACTCTGCGTATTGTTAGTACAATACGTGTTTTACGTATTGTGCTTGCACAAAACAGCGCTCCTATAACATTGTAAAACTCTATTTTTTATAACATTAACGTAAAATTCTCTCCACTCTtccatattaaaataaaaaatccagaATTAGGTTGGAGCGaatctataattattttttacaattCCATGGAGAGGAGATTTCCGTGAAAGTTCGATAGAATACTTTGCCTTCTTTCTAAGTACACTTTTATTTCTGCATGCATTGGGATTATTATTTCAAATTATTGCTTAGGGATGTGTGCATGTACGGATGTTCTATCAATTTAGAATACATTTTACTAGCTAGTTAAGGAAAAAACAAacttggatttttattttattgaaaaacACTTTAATTTTCGTACTACTTGATTATTTTACATGTATCGGTGTGATTTGTATGTAATTGTGAAAGAATAATATTACATATATACTCTCTATTTATTTCATGATATTTCTTTTTTTCCGAAAACTTCTTTTATGATTAGTcatgttatatatatatgataaatCGACCACCAATTAACTACTATTTGTATAAAAATATGGAATGACCCCACACTATACAAATATTAGAAAAAATATCACTACAAATCTTATTAAAGTACGCTCAAAATACATGaaatctttgttttttttttttccagaaaCTCACGAGAGTGACAAAACTCACAGCAACTCCTCTTCTACTTCTTGTCGGTCgcaatttcttcttcttattcattGTGCGTTTCCCCTCTCCTTGGTAGCAagttcttctttttcattatatGGTAAAATTTTGTTAGAAAAAATGATGGGCGATTTTGGATTTTTGCGaagcttttttattttaaaatgcttAATTTGACCTCTTGGTTTCACTTATAATCACCT includes:
- the LOC107609529 gene encoding uncharacterized acetyltransferase At3g50280, whose product is MPSSAPTLVSKCTIFPDQKSSLSKLKLSVSDLPMLSCHYIQKGCLFTQPTSLSSNQLIPLLKSALSRTLSLFPPLAGRLTTDSHGYVYISCNDAGVHFLHAAAPALNVLDLLSPLDVHKSFREFFTFDRKVSYSGHYSPIMAVQVTELADGFFIGISVNHAVTDGTSFWNFFNTFAQECRGASKSIRNVPDFRRDSVLISEAVLRLPEGGPKVTFNADAPIRERIFSFSREAIQKLKARANNRKWTEGANSVELLRKRSNDNLLQKDNGNGKVTTLLENWFKSAAETETVTTVEISSFQSVCALLWRAVTRARKLPASKTTTFRMAVNCRHRLEPKLEPFYFGNAIQSIPTFATAADVLSHDLRWCAEQLNKNVRAHNDATVRQFVKDWESNPRCFPLGNPDGASITMGSSPRFPMYDNDFGWGRPLAVRSGGANKFDGKISAFPGRDGSGTVDLEVVLAPETMAGLQSDPEFMTYATGQL